Proteins encoded within one genomic window of Synechococcus sp. PCC 7335:
- the rpsD gene encoding 30S ribosomal protein S4 has protein sequence MSRYRGPRLRVVRRLGDLPGLTRKSARKAYPPGQHGQARKKKSEYAIRLEEKQKLRFNYGVTERQLLRYVKKARRAGGSTGQVILQQLEMRLDNTIFRLGMGPTIPAARQVVNHGHITVNGRVVSIPSYQCRPGDVIGVRGKEASKKLVTANLEFPGLANIPTHLDFDKGKLEAKVTGVIEREWIALNINELLVVEYYSRQA, from the coding sequence ATGTCCCGATATAGAGGTCCTCGCCTAAGAGTGGTACGCCGCTTAGGCGACCTGCCGGGTTTAACCCGCAAATCGGCTCGGAAAGCGTATCCCCCTGGACAACATGGCCAAGCTCGGAAAAAGAAATCTGAGTATGCCATTCGTCTAGAAGAGAAGCAAAAGCTTCGTTTCAACTATGGTGTTACCGAGCGCCAGCTTCTTCGCTATGTGAAGAAGGCCCGTAGAGCAGGAGGCTCCACCGGACAAGTTATCCTACAGCAGCTAGAGATGCGTTTAGATAACACTATCTTTCGTTTGGGTATGGGACCTACCATTCCCGCTGCTCGTCAGGTTGTCAATCATGGTCATATTACGGTCAATGGCCGTGTGGTTAGTATTCCCAGTTATCAGTGCCGTCCTGGTGATGTTATCGGGGTGCGGGGTAAGGAAGCTTCTAAAAAGTTAGTAACCGCTAACCTAGAGTTTCCTGGTTTAGCTAATATCCCAACTCATTTAGATTTTGATAAGGGCAAGCTAGAAGCAAAGGTCACTGGTGTGATCGAACGCGAATGGATTGCTTTGAACATTAATGAGCTGCTAGTGGTCGAGTACTATTCTCGTCAGGCCTAG
- a CDS encoding M23 family metallopeptidase produces the protein MKRHFLASLCSNWRPFSGRWLSVQRFSRRRKAILSSLLLAIGVLLAGAGELVPQTLRQAAVAVPDAQIARASEPWQIASFPVENFQAYTSPYGYRDSGFHYGIDIAAPTGSYIRNWWEGHVVEVSDDSACGTSVVISSGDWTHIYCHMQGYVKKERGRKVFLDGPGGVRLVEGQQLYTGDRIGRVGMTGRTTGPHLHWGMRYQDDWVDPGLVLQAMADGQR, from the coding sequence ATGAAGCGACACTTCCTTGCCTCTCTATGCTCAAACTGGAGACCGTTTTCCGGTAGATGGCTTTCTGTGCAGCGATTTTCTCGCCGACGAAAAGCTATCTTAAGTAGTTTGCTACTAGCTATTGGAGTGTTACTAGCTGGTGCAGGTGAACTAGTACCCCAGACTTTAAGGCAAGCAGCCGTAGCTGTTCCGGATGCTCAAATCGCTAGAGCGAGTGAGCCCTGGCAAATTGCGTCTTTTCCAGTTGAAAACTTTCAGGCCTACACTTCTCCCTACGGCTATAGGGATTCTGGTTTTCACTACGGTATCGATATCGCCGCCCCAACTGGAAGCTATATTCGCAACTGGTGGGAAGGCCATGTAGTAGAAGTGTCCGACGATAGCGCTTGTGGAACATCAGTTGTGATCAGTTCGGGCGATTGGACTCATATATATTGTCATATGCAAGGCTATGTGAAAAAAGAACGAGGGCGCAAAGTCTTTTTAGACGGTCCAGGAGGTGTGCGGCTAGTAGAAGGGCAGCAACTATACACAGGCGATCGCATCGGTAGAGTAGGTATGACCGGTCGAACTACGGGGCCACACCTTCACTGGGGAATGCGCTATCAAGATGATTGGGTAGACCCGGGTTTAGTCTTGCAAGCAATGGCTGATGGTCAACGGTAG
- a CDS encoding GAF domain-containing hybrid sensor histidine kinase/response regulator, translated as MQTPYSSIANQKFSVRAYLRLRESLINQGHFFESVTTPESVTPTQVAKHIVVNSHEQASRSGQAQAGKTDNSSFVADLQRTDFVLMRSPTLNVLLTATPLVSSAPNNNSDANASIHHLADGNASSSVSNAAIEQAHLPNDAYHASLNSLPLSQRQSNIHHAPYDDHTLLFQASFSNPKAESEQLEPAAKLHNSNFHTAKDSSPKANRYLVNLTLDSTIIEELMTKLQPGSTAKIAQSQTVQHKTAQHKISFQHTDNSHLLEEKNSKRPLQETFFLSWAKDLATSPEGDRQTERPTTLKNEIEQSLLLNQVINHIRHSLDLSSILETTVAQVREFLSADRLVLYQFNSTDDSKAAVQPRSSHQPIAKTIPRLAELDSLNPLASRLIKSTDEYASQRSEPTNQVGSGQTSDDVIGQQSHMGQVTYESRRSEEISSVLNFAEESCFYSTPPNYLRYLAGQPIAVDNVDEKYANESCLLDFLHQAHVKSKIIVPILVKEQLWGLLIVHQCRDYRHWQETETVFLQHIAEHLAVAIEQASLYEQLQQQKVSLESCVIERTQSLRDALSAATAADRTKVEFLSTMSHELRTPLTYIIGMSATLLRWSFGELSERQRSYLETINRSGEHLLTVINDILEFAKVESGRSLLNVSNFPLSNLVRSVATRYQEDAKNHDVSLSVDCVLSPEVENFRADSKRIEQILSNLVNNAIKFTPAGGEITLRVQKELDSILLQVEDTGIGIPESQQKFMFEKFKQLESPFQRQYAGTGLGLAMTKHLVELHNGTIQVISTVGKGSTFIVSLPIQSQPTSDSRYHVPSTLDRITKPVVLLLETEENSAVIICELLTADGYEVIWLTPVDGIATQIALLKPALLIADLSLFSHQQAKIKEIEQSIMAAGTRVLALLSQSASQSSHIAHHDTLDKPIDPKQLIKKTRQLTSTAV; from the coding sequence ATGCAAACTCCCTACTCTTCCATTGCTAATCAGAAGTTTTCTGTCAGGGCCTATCTGCGCCTGAGAGAATCTTTGATTAACCAAGGACATTTCTTTGAGTCGGTGACAACGCCTGAGTCGGTGACACCGACCCAGGTTGCTAAGCATATTGTCGTCAATTCACATGAGCAGGCTTCGCGGTCAGGTCAAGCGCAGGCAGGCAAGACAGACAACAGTAGTTTTGTCGCTGATCTTCAACGTACAGACTTTGTTCTGATGCGATCGCCGACTCTAAACGTGCTGCTAACTGCTACGCCGCTGGTTTCTTCAGCCCCAAATAATAATAGTGACGCAAATGCCTCTATTCATCACCTAGCAGATGGCAACGCCTCTAGTAGTGTATCTAATGCCGCTATAGAGCAAGCTCATCTTCCAAATGATGCTTATCACGCTTCGTTAAATTCACTACCCTTGTCGCAACGGCAGTCTAATATTCACCATGCTCCGTATGATGATCATACCCTGTTGTTTCAAGCGTCTTTTTCAAACCCTAAGGCCGAAAGCGAACAGTTAGAACCCGCAGCCAAACTTCATAATTCGAACTTTCATACTGCAAAAGATAGCTCGCCAAAGGCTAACCGATACCTTGTCAATCTCACCCTCGACAGCACCATAATTGAGGAACTTATGACGAAACTACAGCCTGGCTCCACAGCTAAAATTGCTCAGTCTCAAACCGTTCAACATAAAACCGCTCAACATAAAATCAGCTTCCAACATACGGACAATTCTCATCTTCTCGAAGAGAAAAACTCCAAACGTCCATTGCAAGAAACCTTTTTCCTATCATGGGCAAAGGATCTTGCGACTTCACCAGAAGGTGATCGTCAAACAGAACGACCCACTACCCTCAAAAATGAGATTGAGCAAAGTTTGCTGCTCAATCAGGTAATCAATCACATTCGCCACAGTCTAGATTTATCGTCCATTCTAGAAACGACGGTAGCTCAGGTTCGTGAGTTTTTGTCTGCCGATAGGTTAGTGCTCTACCAGTTCAATTCTACAGATGACTCTAAAGCCGCCGTACAACCTAGATCTAGTCATCAGCCTATAGCTAAGACCATCCCAAGACTGGCTGAATTGGACAGCCTAAACCCTCTAGCTAGTCGCCTGATCAAATCCACAGACGAATATGCTTCTCAGCGTTCGGAGCCTACTAACCAGGTAGGTAGTGGTCAAACTAGCGACGATGTTATTGGCCAGCAGTCGCACATGGGACAAGTAACCTACGAGTCTAGGCGCTCAGAAGAAATCTCTTCTGTCTTAAATTTTGCCGAAGAAAGCTGCTTTTACTCTACTCCACCTAACTATTTACGCTATTTGGCGGGTCAGCCTATTGCTGTCGATAATGTGGATGAAAAGTATGCAAACGAAAGCTGTTTACTCGATTTCTTGCATCAGGCGCACGTTAAGTCCAAGATTATTGTCCCCATTCTTGTTAAAGAGCAGCTATGGGGACTGCTGATTGTCCATCAGTGTAGAGACTATCGCCACTGGCAAGAAACAGAAACTGTCTTTTTGCAGCATATTGCTGAGCACCTAGCAGTTGCAATCGAGCAAGCCTCTTTATATGAACAGCTACAACAGCAAAAAGTAAGTTTAGAAAGCTGTGTCATAGAGCGTACCCAGAGCTTGCGGGATGCATTATCTGCCGCTACCGCCGCTGATCGCACTAAAGTAGAGTTTCTCTCGACCATGAGCCACGAGCTCCGTACTCCTTTGACCTATATCATCGGTATGTCAGCAACGTTATTACGATGGTCCTTTGGGGAGCTGAGCGAACGTCAGCGTAGCTATCTAGAGACAATCAATCGCAGCGGTGAGCACCTCCTAACGGTTATCAACGATATCTTGGAATTTGCCAAGGTAGAGTCGGGGCGATCGCTACTTAACGTCAGCAACTTCCCTCTATCTAATCTAGTGCGCTCAGTGGCTACTCGATATCAAGAGGATGCGAAAAATCATGATGTGTCTTTGAGTGTCGACTGTGTTCTCAGTCCTGAGGTTGAAAACTTTCGTGCTGATTCCAAGCGAATAGAGCAGATCCTTTCCAACTTAGTTAACAACGCCATTAAGTTCACGCCTGCTGGCGGAGAGATAACTCTGCGGGTACAAAAAGAGTTAGATAGTATTCTGCTTCAGGTAGAAGATACGGGCATTGGGATTCCTGAGTCACAACAAAAGTTCATGTTTGAGAAGTTTAAGCAGCTAGAATCTCCCTTCCAGCGCCAGTATGCAGGAACAGGACTAGGATTAGCGATGACCAAGCACTTGGTTGAACTGCACAATGGCACCATTCAGGTGATATCGACGGTTGGCAAAGGATCTACTTTTATAGTGAGCTTGCCAATACAGTCACAGCCAACCTCGGATAGTCGCTACCATGTGCCTTCTACTCTAGATCGAATTACCAAGCCAGTCGTACTTTTGCTAGAGACTGAAGAAAACAGCGCTGTTATTATCTGCGAGCTATTAACAGCAGATGGCTATGAAGTGATTTGGCTAACGCCCGTTGACGGTATCGCGACTCAAATAGCACTTTTGAAACCTGCACTGCTAATTGCTGATCTGTCGCTCTTCAGCCATCAACAAGCCAAGATTAAAGAGATAGAACAATCGATTATGGCCGCAGGCACTAGAGTATTAGCTCTGCTGAGTCAATCAGCATCTCAGTCTTCGCACATCGCTCATCACGACACTTTAGATAAACCGATCGATCCTAAACAGCTAATCAAAAAAACTAGACAGCTGACATCCACTGCTGTGTAG
- the ftsH gene encoding ATP-dependent zinc metalloprotease FtsH, producing the protein MQQNFLRLKTSSQIVITRKVGCKKATKRAIGSFSASLLAAAMLIGGTSSQTPAVAQALPRTTDMPSELMAQLPSVRSEEEEEETLEYGELLNKIDNGEVESVELDQINGIARVQLKAAEAEAEPLEVKVFRNDRNLDLQDRLNANDVAWEVTRNTDSSAVTSLVTTGIVAMLVVFAMLMLLRRSASSGGGAMSFGRSKARFQMEAKTGVTFEDVAGINEAKEELQEVVTFLKNPERFTAIGARIPKGVLLVGPPGTGKTLLAKAIAGEAGTPFFSISGSEFVEMFVGVGASRVRDLFKKAKENAPCIVFIDEIDAVGRQRGTGIGGGNDEREQTLNQLLTEMDGFEGNSGIIVIAATNRPDVLDSALLRPGRFDRQVAVDLPGLKGRLGILEVHARDKKIAEDVEMDAIARRTTGFSGAQLANLLNEAAILTARRRKDAVTMLEVNDAIDRLTIGLSLNPLMDSKKKRLLAYHEVGHALIGSLSKYGGLLNKVTIIPRSGGIGGFASFAVQEDRLDSEFLRSYGEIIDDLVMSLGGRAAEEVIFGEAEVTSGASSDIRYVSKLVKDMVTNYGMAALSPKDDSKAAVRTDIMGGGEEYSDELAAEIDDRMREISQECLDKARKIISDNRVLVDRLVDILIEKETLEGDEFRDIVSEYITLPQKEEVKIG; encoded by the coding sequence ATGCAGCAAAATTTCCTTCGCCTTAAGACTTCCTCTCAGATTGTCATCACTAGAAAAGTTGGCTGTAAAAAAGCTACGAAGCGGGCAATAGGCTCATTCTCAGCTAGTCTACTGGCAGCGGCCATGCTGATCGGAGGTACTTCTAGCCAAACGCCTGCGGTTGCACAAGCGCTTCCCCGAACCACTGATATGCCCAGTGAGCTGATGGCGCAGCTGCCTTCTGTAAGGTCCGAGGAGGAAGAGGAAGAGACGCTAGAGTACGGAGAGCTTCTCAACAAGATTGACAATGGCGAAGTGGAATCAGTTGAACTTGATCAGATTAATGGGATTGCTAGAGTTCAGCTAAAAGCCGCAGAAGCAGAAGCAGAACCTTTAGAAGTCAAGGTCTTTAGGAATGATCGTAACCTGGATCTGCAAGACAGGTTGAACGCGAATGACGTTGCCTGGGAGGTTACTCGCAACACCGACAGTAGTGCAGTGACCAGCCTGGTAACTACGGGTATCGTAGCGATGTTGGTAGTGTTTGCCATGCTTATGCTGCTGAGACGCTCTGCTAGCTCTGGCGGGGGGGCTATGAGCTTTGGCCGCTCAAAAGCTAGATTTCAGATGGAAGCAAAAACTGGTGTGACCTTTGAAGACGTTGCTGGCATCAATGAGGCGAAAGAAGAGTTACAGGAAGTGGTGACGTTTCTGAAAAATCCTGAGCGATTTACAGCGATTGGTGCTCGCATCCCCAAAGGTGTTTTGCTAGTGGGTCCACCAGGGACAGGTAAGACGCTCCTTGCCAAGGCGATCGCGGGCGAAGCGGGGACACCTTTTTTCAGCATCTCTGGATCAGAATTTGTTGAAATGTTTGTGGGCGTAGGTGCTTCTCGGGTACGTGATCTGTTTAAAAAGGCTAAAGAGAATGCGCCCTGTATTGTCTTTATTGATGAAATTGATGCGGTAGGCCGTCAAAGAGGAACTGGCATCGGTGGCGGCAATGACGAGCGAGAGCAAACGCTGAACCAGTTGCTCACCGAAATGGATGGCTTTGAAGGCAATAGTGGCATCATTGTGATTGCGGCGACTAACCGGCCTGATGTTTTGGACTCTGCTCTACTGCGTCCAGGTCGTTTTGATCGGCAAGTAGCCGTCGATTTGCCAGGACTTAAAGGCCGACTGGGCATATTGGAAGTACATGCGCGCGATAAGAAAATTGCTGAAGACGTAGAGATGGATGCGATCGCCCGCCGAACCACTGGATTTTCGGGTGCTCAGCTGGCAAATCTTCTCAACGAAGCTGCGATTCTTACGGCTAGGCGGCGCAAAGATGCCGTCACGATGCTCGAAGTCAATGATGCAATTGACCGACTTACCATTGGACTAAGCCTTAATCCGCTGATGGACAGTAAGAAAAAAAGACTACTGGCTTATCACGAGGTCGGCCATGCCCTTATCGGCTCTCTTAGCAAGTACGGTGGATTGCTCAACAAAGTAACCATCATTCCACGCTCTGGGGGTATTGGTGGTTTTGCCAGCTTCGCTGTTCAAGAAGATCGATTAGATAGCGAGTTTCTAAGATCCTACGGTGAGATTATTGATGATCTGGTGATGTCACTTGGAGGCCGGGCTGCTGAAGAAGTTATCTTCGGGGAAGCAGAAGTCACTTCTGGAGCCTCTAGTGACATTCGCTATGTCAGCAAGCTAGTCAAAGATATGGTAACTAACTATGGAATGGCAGCTCTATCACCTAAAGATGACTCAAAAGCAGCAGTGCGCACCGACATTATGGGTGGTGGCGAAGAATATTCTGACGAGTTAGCTGCTGAAATCGACGATAGGATGAGAGAGATTTCTCAAGAATGCCTAGATAAGGCTAGAAAGATCATCAGTGATAACCGAGTATTAGTCGATCGGCTAGTGGATATCCTAATTGAGAAGGAAACGCTAGAGGGCGATGAGTTTCGAGACATCGTCAGCGAATACATTACGCTTCCTCAAAAGGAGGAAGTTAAGATTGGCTAG
- the cbiD gene encoding cobalt-precorrin-5B (C(1))-methyltransferase CbiD — MTTKSTQARSGYTLPVFACAGAIASLHQLIYASALPTASFNLLNPNETVEIPIEQSALLSKTAALAITRSDPGDNLDLTRHTPVWSVVSWAERDQTEQILLEGGEGIGYHAQGDAIYAYARKLIHTHLSAKLKSTQKIRVTIILPEGRRLALRTSNAAFGVVDGLSLLGTGGIAQPLSAPEQLTAYRKRLRQKAAVYQDLVFCLGENGLDLALRHGVDAQRRLKTANWLGPLLVEAGELGVRSILLFGYHGKLIKLAGGIFHTHHHIADARQEIMAACCIQARLNTSVIQQVLASSTVEAALQILRELDHVDKENRVEKVYEQMAERIDTRSTAYIQTHTERTVQVGSILFDRQRQIIVKSKIAQFLLAN; from the coding sequence GTGACGACAAAAAGTACCCAAGCTAGAAGCGGCTATACGTTGCCAGTGTTTGCTTGTGCAGGCGCGATCGCCTCCCTCCATCAGCTTATCTACGCTAGCGCATTACCCACTGCTTCTTTCAACCTACTCAATCCCAACGAAACGGTTGAGATACCTATTGAGCAGTCAGCCTTGCTCTCTAAAACTGCTGCCCTCGCTATCACACGTAGCGATCCTGGCGATAATTTAGATCTGACTCGTCATACACCTGTCTGGTCTGTGGTAAGTTGGGCCGAACGGGATCAGACAGAACAAATTCTGTTGGAAGGTGGAGAGGGTATCGGCTACCATGCCCAGGGCGATGCAATCTACGCCTACGCTCGTAAGCTAATTCATACGCATCTATCGGCGAAGCTAAAGAGTACTCAAAAAATTAGGGTGACAATCATTCTGCCTGAAGGTCGCCGGTTAGCCTTACGAACTTCTAATGCAGCCTTTGGCGTAGTTGATGGTTTGTCGCTTCTGGGAACTGGCGGGATCGCTCAGCCCTTGAGCGCACCAGAGCAGCTAACGGCCTATAGAAAGAGACTTCGACAAAAAGCAGCCGTCTATCAAGACCTAGTCTTTTGTTTGGGTGAAAACGGTCTAGACCTAGCGCTGAGGCACGGTGTCGATGCGCAAAGGCGATTAAAGACGGCAAATTGGCTAGGACCGCTGCTCGTCGAAGCTGGTGAATTAGGGGTGCGTTCCATTTTGCTGTTCGGCTATCACGGCAAGCTCATAAAACTAGCAGGCGGAATTTTTCATACGCATCACCATATTGCTGATGCTCGTCAAGAGATTATGGCCGCTTGTTGTATTCAAGCAAGACTCAATACTTCTGTGATACAGCAGGTGCTGGCTAGCTCAACAGTGGAGGCAGCGCTACAAATCTTGAGAGAATTGGATCACGTAGATAAAGAGAATCGAGTAGAGAAGGTGTATGAGCAAATGGCAGAACGGATTGATACGAGATCGACCGCTTACATTCAAACCCATACAGAACGGACTGTTCAAGTCGGCAGCATACTTTTTGATCGGCAAAGACAGATTATCGTTAAAAGCAAGATCGCTCAGTTTTTGTTAGCTAACTAG
- the moaA gene encoding GTP 3',8-cyclase MoaA: MSLPNPPNAIDYLRISLVDRCNFQCVYCMPEGVDLQYALKEHWLSQDEILQLLRGVFIPLGFTRFRLTGGEPLLRPEIVDLVRAITQLPQTEDLAITTNGFLLSKLAQPLYEAGLRRINISLDSLNAQTFEQIIGGKGRSRWHDVWQGIQTAHQVGFSPLKLNVVVIPGINDHEVLELAALSIEQEWHVRFIEFMPIGNDTLFGSKGWIDSESIRLQIRDRWGIETSSVKGNGPADVFQIPGAKGTIGFISQMSECFCDRCNRMRLSADGLLRPCLLNENGQIDLRTRLRNGISLAEIREQVAVLVNQKPEINFKMRESGVTGAYSRTMSQIGG; encoded by the coding sequence ATGAGCTTACCTAATCCACCAAATGCGATTGACTATCTACGCATCAGCCTAGTCGACCGATGCAATTTTCAGTGTGTCTACTGTATGCCTGAAGGCGTTGATTTGCAGTACGCTCTCAAAGAGCATTGGCTAAGCCAAGATGAGATCTTACAGCTCTTGCGTGGCGTGTTTATTCCATTAGGCTTTACTCGGTTTCGGCTGACCGGAGGAGAGCCCCTGCTACGGCCTGAAATTGTGGACCTAGTACGAGCAATCACTCAGCTTCCTCAGACCGAAGATCTCGCTATCACCACGAATGGTTTCTTGCTCAGCAAGCTCGCCCAACCGCTCTATGAGGCAGGCTTACGGCGCATCAACATTAGCCTCGATTCGCTCAATGCCCAAACCTTTGAGCAGATAATCGGAGGAAAAGGGCGATCGCGTTGGCACGATGTCTGGCAAGGTATCCAAACCGCCCATCAAGTTGGCTTCTCGCCGCTCAAACTCAACGTCGTTGTCATTCCTGGGATTAACGATCACGAAGTGCTAGAGTTAGCTGCGCTCTCTATCGAGCAAGAATGGCACGTTCGCTTCATTGAATTTATGCCTATTGGCAACGACACTTTGTTTGGCAGCAAAGGTTGGATTGATAGTGAATCGATTCGCCTCCAGATACGCGATCGCTGGGGAATTGAGACCAGCAGTGTCAAAGGAAACGGCCCAGCAGACGTATTTCAGATTCCGGGTGCGAAAGGAACCATCGGGTTTATCAGTCAAATGTCAGAATGCTTTTGCGATAGATGTAACCGTATGCGCCTTTCCGCCGATGGTCTCTTGCGCCCTTGCTTACTCAACGAGAATGGCCAAATCGATCTGCGTACTCGCTTACGCAATGGCATCTCGCTTGCCGAGATACGCGAGCAAGTAGCGGTACTAGTCAATCAAAAACCAGAGATCAACTTCAAAATGCGTGAATCTGGCGTCACCGGAGCCTACAGCCGCACCATGTCTCAAATCGGTGGGTAG